The following are from one region of the Cottoperca gobio chromosome 13, fCotGob3.1, whole genome shotgun sequence genome:
- the spartb gene encoding spartin b isoform X1, translated as MEKAKQDAFDNARLQVIKDGYERAFECINKGLSVDEAGDKTQALELYKRGRQHLLRAITVPSQGEECVGSSWESARQMQQKMQETLNNITTRLAMLETSSDFGSAPILNMRSVSGPGATDTPEEGLYPKLPNKNKPERPEPLNLLSATSQAAGAVGGVPACSSKGLPLSPTRQPVGPVEQPPAYSPQAADGHLSVSYGTDAGEMSLVGDEFYSRTSNSTPSLQSMGDEGEELVYIPHGVQIFFVTPEGQVSAPSYPGYLRLVKFTSDHSDRMPNRPPAFLQVCDWLYPLMAVDSPVLLCNTGVFMFPDLMASAPGYYVGVVLSSELPAANREQFQDLLSQMTDLRVQAPEEAADSINLCQKVSITTPQETAPAVSEEEEEDDKALPEWSEKVASGILTGASWLSWGLVKGAEFTGKAIHKGASKLREHITPEDTPAHVSPTVTKGLHVAKQATGGAVKVSQFLVDGVCTVAGCVGRELAPHVKKHGGKLIPESMKKDKDGRSNIDGAMVVAASGVQGFATMWTGLEVAAKDITTSVASETVTTVKHKYGAAAGQATDHAVNSAINVGLTAFNVDNLGIKAMVKKTGKQTAHAILEDYKLMEKPENGKQVEKSGK; from the exons ATGGAGAAAGCTAAACAAGATGCATTCGACAATGCCAGACTCCAAGTGATCAAAGATGGCTATGAGAGGGCCTTTGAGTGCATCAATAAAGGGCTCTCTGTAGATGAAGCTGGAGACAAGACACAGGCCCTGGAGCTCTACAAGCGAGGGCGACAGCACCTTCTCAGGGCCATCACTGTGCCTTCACAGGGAGAAGAGTGTGTCGGCAGCTCCTGGGAATCAGCCAGACAGATGCAGCAGAAGATGCAGGAGACGCTGAACAACATCACCACTCGCTTGGCCATGCTGGAGACCAGCTCTGACTTTGGATCTGCACCTATACTGAACATGAGAAGTGTATCTGGCCCTGGTGCTACAGATACGCCTGAAGAAGGTCTCTACCCAAAACTTCCCAACAAAAACAAGCCAGAGAGGCCAGAACCACTAAACCTACTTTCTGCTACTAGCCAGGCAGCAGGAGCTGTAGGAGGCGTGCCTGCGTGCAGTAGTAAGGGTCTACCTCTCTCACCGACCAGACAGCCTGTGGGTCCAGTCGAACAGCCTCCAGCTTACTCTCCTCAGGCGGCTGACGGCCACCTATCTGTCTCATACGGAACAGATGCAGGGGAGATGTCATTGGTTGGGGATGAGTTCTACAGTCGCACATCTAACTCCACACCATCTCTCCAGAGTATGGGTGACGAGGGAGAGGAGCTGGTGTATATCCCTCATGGTGTACAGATATTCTTTGTCACTCCTGAAGGGCAGGTGAGCGCCCCATCGTACCCGGGCTACCTGCGGCTGGTGAAGTTTACTAGTGACCACTCTGACAGAATGCCCAACCGCCCACCAGCATTTCTACAG GTGTGTGACTGGCTGTACCCTCTCATGGCCGTGGACTCTCCAGTGTTGCTGTGTAACACTGGTGTGTTTATGTTTCCGGACTTGATGGCGTCAGCTCCAGGCTATTATGTCGGGGTGGTGTTGTCCTCTGAGCTGCCTGCTGCAAACAGAGAGCAGTTCCAGGACCTGCTGTCCCAGATGACAGATCTCAGGGTTCAG GCTCCTGAAGAGGCTGCAGATAGCATTAATCTCTGTCAGAAGGTGTCCATCACTACACCTCAGGAGACTGCACCAGCAGTgtccgaggaggaggaggaggacgacaAGGCTCTGCCTGAGTGGAGTGAAAAGGTGGCAAGCGGGATCCTGACGG GTGCGTCATGGCTAAGCTGGGGCCTTGTGAAAGGAGCTGAGTTCACAGGCAAGGCCATCCACAAAGGGGCATCTAAACTCCGAGAACACATCACCCCAGAGGACACACCCGCCCACGTCAGCCCCACAGTCACCAAAGGCCTCCATGTTGCCAAGCAAGCGACAGGGGGAGCTGTCAAAGTCAGCCAGTTTCTAG TGGACGGGGTGTGCACGGTCGCTGGCTGTGTGGGACGAGAGTTGGCTCCACACGTGAAAAAACACGGAGGCAAGCTGATCCCAGAGTCTATGAAGAAAGACAAGGACGGGCGTTCCAACATAGATGGAGCCATGGTGGTGGCTGCCAGTGGAGTGCAAG GATTTGCGACCATGTGGACTGGTTTGGAAGTAGCAGCAAAGGACATTACTACGAGTGTAGCATCAGAGACGGTCACCACCGTAAAACACAA GTACGGGGCAGCAGCAGGACAAGCCACCGACCACGCTGTCAATTCTGCCATTAATGTTGGTCTCACTGCTTTCAATGTTGACAACTTGGGGATCAAAGCTATGGTGAAAAAGACTGGCAAGCAGACGGCGCACGCCATTTTGGAAGACTACAAGCTTATGGAAAAACCAGAGAATGGGAAGCAAGTGGAGAAATCGGGCAAATAG
- the LOC115018219 gene encoding uncharacterized protein LOC115018219 isoform X1: MNSRDYFKDEPSRGKSFPSSKKESERQASLHSCKEQKRRLQTRTSCRRLCDLLPFVNGQLDTATTLELTTRYMSYLKETLPPDILSKVNKAVEAKVSGSCKNVQRQQKKRRTLRTNKNTLQREKPAAKKSTEGHVSRICTRPPTMDPTLPQTDSLTTVHAPPILLDKSSVPRGQMLPVCQDQFLSASFQSVENNWINPASAFVNPTSCAFPPAMISHTFLSQMGPHPSSLWDGTAVLVDPVALPLVNFGQAFSPPDHTTVTNSVIPLVEQGQIDSPLVGQTDRVSALDSINQPHAPFSMFQCTASSSDDLTPEAGNQPVSDVLCDSRLLQGNDFCSSSTLTDSPQDVVSPFWLDLLLDTNGNMCFPDANLVNIVLSPYTGSN; the protein is encoded by the exons ATGAAT TCCAGGgattattttaaagatgaaCCCTCTAGAGGGAAGAGCTTCCCCTCttctaaaaaagaaagtgagcGCCAGGCATCTCTTCATTCATGCAAGGAACAGAAACGAAG GCTTCAAACCAGAACCTCTTGTCGACGTTTGTGTGACCTTTTGCCCTTTGTCAATGGTCAGTTAGACACAGCAACCACCTTAGAGCTTACTACAAGGTACATGAGCTACCTGAAGGAAACTCTGCCTCCAGACATTCTGTCTAAA GTTAATAAAGCAGTTGAGGCTAAAGTGAGTGGTTCGTGTAAAAACGTACAAAGGCAACAGAAGAAACG AAGAACATTGAGAACAAATAAGAATACTCTGCAGAGAGAAAAGCCAGCTGCTAAGAAGTCAACTGAGG GTCATGTCTCAAGAATATGCACTCGGCCTCCGACAATGGATCCAACTCTTCCCCAAACTGACAGCCTGACCACAGTGCATGCCCCTCCAATACTGTTGGACAAATCGTCTGTTCCCCGTGGACAAATGCTGCCAGTGTGCCAGGATCAATTTCTCTCTGCCTCGTTTCAGTCTGTGGAAAATAACTGGATCAACCCGGCATCTGCATTTGTGAACCCCACTTCATGTGCTTTCCCACCAGCAATGATCAGCCACACTTTTTTATCTCAGATGGGACCCCATCCCTCCTCGTTATGGGATGGCACTGCTGTCCTGGTGGACCCTGTTGCTCTCCCATTAGTGAATTTTGGCCAAGCCTTCAGCCCACCTGACCATACGACAGTAACAAACTCCGTCATACCCCTGGTAGAACAAGGTCAGATCGATTCACCGTTGGTCGGCCAAACTGACAGAGTTTCAGCACTAGATTCTATAAACCAACCACACGCCCCATTTTCTATGTTTCAATGCACAGCTTCAAGTTCTGATGACCTGACACCTGAGGCTGGAAATCAGCCAGTGTCAGATGTGCTGTGTGACTCAAGACTCCTTCAGGGGAATGACTTCTGTAGTAGCAGTACTCTTACAGATAGTCCACAGGATGTGGTCAGTCCCTTTTGGCTGGATTTGCTGTTGGATACCAATGGTAACATGTGCTTCCCAGATGCTAATCTAGTAAACATTGTTCTTTCACCATACACAGGGTCCAACTAA
- the LOC115018219 gene encoding uncharacterized protein LOC115018219 isoform X3: MSYLKETLPPDILSKVNKAVEAKVSGSCKNVQRQQKKRRTLRTNKNTLQREKPAAKKSTEGHVSRICTRPPTMDPTLPQTDSLTTVHAPPILLDKSSVPRGQMLPVCQDQFLSASFQSVENNWINPASAFVNPTSCAFPPAMISHTFLSQMGPHPSSLWDGTAVLVDPVALPLVNFGQAFSPPDHTTVTNSVIPLVEQGQIDSPLVGQTDRVSALDSINQPHAPFSMFQCTASSSDDLTPEAGNQPVSDVLCDSRLLQGNDFCSSSTLTDSPQDVVSPFWLDLLLDTNGNMCFPDANLVNIVLSPYTGSN, from the exons ATGAGCTACCTGAAGGAAACTCTGCCTCCAGACATTCTGTCTAAA GTTAATAAAGCAGTTGAGGCTAAAGTGAGTGGTTCGTGTAAAAACGTACAAAGGCAACAGAAGAAACG AAGAACATTGAGAACAAATAAGAATACTCTGCAGAGAGAAAAGCCAGCTGCTAAGAAGTCAACTGAGG GTCATGTCTCAAGAATATGCACTCGGCCTCCGACAATGGATCCAACTCTTCCCCAAACTGACAGCCTGACCACAGTGCATGCCCCTCCAATACTGTTGGACAAATCGTCTGTTCCCCGTGGACAAATGCTGCCAGTGTGCCAGGATCAATTTCTCTCTGCCTCGTTTCAGTCTGTGGAAAATAACTGGATCAACCCGGCATCTGCATTTGTGAACCCCACTTCATGTGCTTTCCCACCAGCAATGATCAGCCACACTTTTTTATCTCAGATGGGACCCCATCCCTCCTCGTTATGGGATGGCACTGCTGTCCTGGTGGACCCTGTTGCTCTCCCATTAGTGAATTTTGGCCAAGCCTTCAGCCCACCTGACCATACGACAGTAACAAACTCCGTCATACCCCTGGTAGAACAAGGTCAGATCGATTCACCGTTGGTCGGCCAAACTGACAGAGTTTCAGCACTAGATTCTATAAACCAACCACACGCCCCATTTTCTATGTTTCAATGCACAGCTTCAAGTTCTGATGACCTGACACCTGAGGCTGGAAATCAGCCAGTGTCAGATGTGCTGTGTGACTCAAGACTCCTTCAGGGGAATGACTTCTGTAGTAGCAGTACTCTTACAGATAGTCCACAGGATGTGGTCAGTCCCTTTTGGCTGGATTTGCTGTTGGATACCAATGGTAACATGTGCTTCCCAGATGCTAATCTAGTAAACATTGTTCTTTCACCATACACAGGGTCCAACTAA
- the LOC115018219 gene encoding uncharacterized protein LOC115018219 isoform X2, whose product MYVINWFSHTGARAERAKDTFHTGSNKHHLSMSRRPPNGLQTRTSCRRLCDLLPFVNGQLDTATTLELTTRYMSYLKETLPPDILSKVNKAVEAKVSGSCKNVQRQQKKRRTLRTNKNTLQREKPAAKKSTEGHVSRICTRPPTMDPTLPQTDSLTTVHAPPILLDKSSVPRGQMLPVCQDQFLSASFQSVENNWINPASAFVNPTSCAFPPAMISHTFLSQMGPHPSSLWDGTAVLVDPVALPLVNFGQAFSPPDHTTVTNSVIPLVEQGQIDSPLVGQTDRVSALDSINQPHAPFSMFQCTASSSDDLTPEAGNQPVSDVLCDSRLLQGNDFCSSSTLTDSPQDVVSPFWLDLLLDTNGNMCFPDANLVNIVLSPYTGSN is encoded by the exons ATGTATGTAATTAATTGGTTCAGTCACACTGGAGCGCGTGCTGAGCGGGCCAAGGACACATTTCACACGGGATCTAATAAGCATCACTTAAGTATGAGCAGAAGACCACCTAATGG GCTTCAAACCAGAACCTCTTGTCGACGTTTGTGTGACCTTTTGCCCTTTGTCAATGGTCAGTTAGACACAGCAACCACCTTAGAGCTTACTACAAGGTACATGAGCTACCTGAAGGAAACTCTGCCTCCAGACATTCTGTCTAAA GTTAATAAAGCAGTTGAGGCTAAAGTGAGTGGTTCGTGTAAAAACGTACAAAGGCAACAGAAGAAACG AAGAACATTGAGAACAAATAAGAATACTCTGCAGAGAGAAAAGCCAGCTGCTAAGAAGTCAACTGAGG GTCATGTCTCAAGAATATGCACTCGGCCTCCGACAATGGATCCAACTCTTCCCCAAACTGACAGCCTGACCACAGTGCATGCCCCTCCAATACTGTTGGACAAATCGTCTGTTCCCCGTGGACAAATGCTGCCAGTGTGCCAGGATCAATTTCTCTCTGCCTCGTTTCAGTCTGTGGAAAATAACTGGATCAACCCGGCATCTGCATTTGTGAACCCCACTTCATGTGCTTTCCCACCAGCAATGATCAGCCACACTTTTTTATCTCAGATGGGACCCCATCCCTCCTCGTTATGGGATGGCACTGCTGTCCTGGTGGACCCTGTTGCTCTCCCATTAGTGAATTTTGGCCAAGCCTTCAGCCCACCTGACCATACGACAGTAACAAACTCCGTCATACCCCTGGTAGAACAAGGTCAGATCGATTCACCGTTGGTCGGCCAAACTGACAGAGTTTCAGCACTAGATTCTATAAACCAACCACACGCCCCATTTTCTATGTTTCAATGCACAGCTTCAAGTTCTGATGACCTGACACCTGAGGCTGGAAATCAGCCAGTGTCAGATGTGCTGTGTGACTCAAGACTCCTTCAGGGGAATGACTTCTGTAGTAGCAGTACTCTTACAGATAGTCCACAGGATGTGGTCAGTCCCTTTTGGCTGGATTTGCTGTTGGATACCAATGGTAACATGTGCTTCCCAGATGCTAATCTAGTAAACATTGTTCTTTCACCATACACAGGGTCCAACTAA
- the spartb gene encoding spartin b isoform X2 yields the protein MEKAKQDAFDNARLQVIKDGYERAFECINKGLSVDEAGDKTQALELYKRGRQHLLRAITVPSQGEECVGSSWESARQMQQKMQETLNNITTRLAMLETSSDFGSAPILNMRSVSGPGATDTPEEGLYPKLPNKNKPERPEPLNLLSATSQAAGAVGGVPACSSKGLPLSPTRQPVGPVEQPPAYSPQAADGHLSVSYGTDAGEMSLVGDEFYSRTSNSTPSLQSMGDEGEELVYIPHGVQIFFVTPEGQVSAPSYPGYLRLVKFTSDHSDRMPNRPPAFLQVCDWLYPLMAVDSPVLLCNTGVFMFPDLMASAPGYYVGVVLSSELPAANREQFQDLLSQMTDLRVQAPEEAADSINLCQKVSITTPQETAPAVSEEEEEDDKALPEWSEKVASGILTGASWLSWGLVKGAEFTGKAIHKGASKLREHITPEDTPAHVSPTVTKGLHVAKQATGGAVKVSQFLVDGVCTVAGCVGRELAPHVKKHGGKLIPESMKKDKDGRSNIDGAMVVAASGVQGFATMWTGLEVAAKDITTSVASETVTTVKHKYRGLQNIFDPPNDNKCTGQQQDKPPTTLSILPLMLVSLLSMLTTWGSKLW from the exons ATGGAGAAAGCTAAACAAGATGCATTCGACAATGCCAGACTCCAAGTGATCAAAGATGGCTATGAGAGGGCCTTTGAGTGCATCAATAAAGGGCTCTCTGTAGATGAAGCTGGAGACAAGACACAGGCCCTGGAGCTCTACAAGCGAGGGCGACAGCACCTTCTCAGGGCCATCACTGTGCCTTCACAGGGAGAAGAGTGTGTCGGCAGCTCCTGGGAATCAGCCAGACAGATGCAGCAGAAGATGCAGGAGACGCTGAACAACATCACCACTCGCTTGGCCATGCTGGAGACCAGCTCTGACTTTGGATCTGCACCTATACTGAACATGAGAAGTGTATCTGGCCCTGGTGCTACAGATACGCCTGAAGAAGGTCTCTACCCAAAACTTCCCAACAAAAACAAGCCAGAGAGGCCAGAACCACTAAACCTACTTTCTGCTACTAGCCAGGCAGCAGGAGCTGTAGGAGGCGTGCCTGCGTGCAGTAGTAAGGGTCTACCTCTCTCACCGACCAGACAGCCTGTGGGTCCAGTCGAACAGCCTCCAGCTTACTCTCCTCAGGCGGCTGACGGCCACCTATCTGTCTCATACGGAACAGATGCAGGGGAGATGTCATTGGTTGGGGATGAGTTCTACAGTCGCACATCTAACTCCACACCATCTCTCCAGAGTATGGGTGACGAGGGAGAGGAGCTGGTGTATATCCCTCATGGTGTACAGATATTCTTTGTCACTCCTGAAGGGCAGGTGAGCGCCCCATCGTACCCGGGCTACCTGCGGCTGGTGAAGTTTACTAGTGACCACTCTGACAGAATGCCCAACCGCCCACCAGCATTTCTACAG GTGTGTGACTGGCTGTACCCTCTCATGGCCGTGGACTCTCCAGTGTTGCTGTGTAACACTGGTGTGTTTATGTTTCCGGACTTGATGGCGTCAGCTCCAGGCTATTATGTCGGGGTGGTGTTGTCCTCTGAGCTGCCTGCTGCAAACAGAGAGCAGTTCCAGGACCTGCTGTCCCAGATGACAGATCTCAGGGTTCAG GCTCCTGAAGAGGCTGCAGATAGCATTAATCTCTGTCAGAAGGTGTCCATCACTACACCTCAGGAGACTGCACCAGCAGTgtccgaggaggaggaggaggacgacaAGGCTCTGCCTGAGTGGAGTGAAAAGGTGGCAAGCGGGATCCTGACGG GTGCGTCATGGCTAAGCTGGGGCCTTGTGAAAGGAGCTGAGTTCACAGGCAAGGCCATCCACAAAGGGGCATCTAAACTCCGAGAACACATCACCCCAGAGGACACACCCGCCCACGTCAGCCCCACAGTCACCAAAGGCCTCCATGTTGCCAAGCAAGCGACAGGGGGAGCTGTCAAAGTCAGCCAGTTTCTAG TGGACGGGGTGTGCACGGTCGCTGGCTGTGTGGGACGAGAGTTGGCTCCACACGTGAAAAAACACGGAGGCAAGCTGATCCCAGAGTCTATGAAGAAAGACAAGGACGGGCGTTCCAACATAGATGGAGCCATGGTGGTGGCTGCCAGTGGAGTGCAAG GATTTGCGACCATGTGGACTGGTTTGGAAGTAGCAGCAAAGGACATTACTACGAGTGTAGCATCAGAGACGGTCACCACCGTAAAACACAA ATATAGGGGTCTACAAAACATCTTTGACCCACCTAACGACAATAAGT GTACGGGGCAGCAGCAGGACAAGCCACCGACCACGCTGTCAATTCTGCCATTAATGTTGGTCTCACTGCTTTCAATGTTGACAACTTGGGGATCAAAGCTATGGTGA